AGGCGACAACCGGGCCACCGCCCTACCCCCCACCCCGCAAACACCTCAACCACACCCCACAACACCCCACCACGGCCACACCACCACCCCACGTGAACAATCGAGGTTAACGTGATCAACGTCGACTTCACCTCGTCCCGGGACGAGGTGAAGTCCACCTCGGAGAGGTGAAGCTGTGGACCGGCGAGCTCACGCCGGGAGGCTCGCCACCCCCGGGGCGAGGAAGCGGCGGCCGGTCACGCGTTCGCTGACGCCTTCGCGGTCGAGGTACGGCGTGATGCCGCCGATGTGGAACGGCCAGCCGGCACCCAGGGCCATACACAGGTCGACGTCCTGCGGCTCGGCGACGACGCCCTCGTTGAGCATCAGCCTGGCCTCCTCGGCGAGGGCGCCGAGTGCGCGGGCGCGTACCTCGTCCTCGGTGGACGGCGAGTCGCCGGACTCGAAAAGGGCGGCCACCTCCGGGTCGAACTTCGGGGTCGCGCCCTCCCACACGTAGACCCCCGACTTGCCGGCCTCGACGAGCCGGCGGAGGTTCTCTGACACGCCGAACCGGTCCGGGTATACCTCGTGCAGCTGTTCGGACACGTGCAGCGCGATCGCGGGTCCGACCAGTTGCAGCAGCACGAACGGGGACATGGGCAGTCCGAGTGGCGCGACGGACCGGTCGGCGGTCTCCAGCGGCGTGCCCTCGTCGACGGCTGCGGTGATCTCGCCGAGGAACCTGGTGAGCAGCCGGTTGACGACGAACGCGGGCGCGTCCTTCACCGAGACGCACGACTTCTTCAGCTGCCTGCCGACGGCGAACGCGGTGGCGAGCGTGGCGTCGTCGGTGGCCTCGCCGCGGACGACCTCGAGCAGCGGGAGCACAGCGACCGGGTTGAAGAAGTGGAAGCCGACGACGCGTTCCGGGTGCCGCAGTCCGCTCGTCATCTCGGTGATCGACAGCCCTGACGTGTTCGTCGCGAGCACGCAGGTCTCGCCCACCACGGCCTCGCACTCGGCGAAGACCTGCTGCTTGACCTTCATCTCCTCGAAGACGGCCTCGATGACGAAGTCGGCGTCGGCGAAGGCATCCTTCGACAGCGAGCCGGTGACCAGCGCCTTGAGCCGGTTGGCCTTGTCGGACCCGATGCGGCCCTTGCCGAGCAGCTTGTCGACCTCGCCGTGGACGTAGCCAACGCCCTTGTCGACGCGCTCCTGGTCGATGTCGGTCAGGACGACGGGCACCTCGAGGCGGCGCACGAACAGCAGCGCGAGCTGACTCGCCATCAGTCCGGCACCGACGATGCCGACCTTGGTGACCGGCCTGGCGAGGCTCTTGTCCGGCGCTCCCGCCGGCCGCTTCGCGCGGCGCTGGGTGAGGTCGAACGTGTAGAGGCTCGCGCGCAGCTCGTCGCTCATGATGAGCGTCGCGAGCGCGTCGTCCTCCGCCGCGAAGCCGGTGTCGCGGTCGGCGGTGCGGGCCAGCTCCAGCAGCTCCAGTGCGGCGTACGGGGCCGGCGCCGCGCCATGCAGCTTCTGGTCGGCGACGGCGCGGCCGCGGGCGAGCGCGGCGTCCCACGCCTCGCCGCGGTCGATCTCCGGACGTTCGACTGTCACGGCGCCGGTCACGACCTGCGCCACCCAGTCGAGGCTGCGCTCGAGGAAGTCGGCGCCGTCGAACATCACATCGGCGATGCCGAGCCCGAACGCCTTCGGCCCGTCGAGCATGCGGTTCTGGTTGAGCGCGTTCTCGATGATGACCGTGACCGCGGCGTCGGGACCGACGAGGTTCGGCAGCAGCTGGGTGCCGCCCCAGCCGGGCACGAGGCCGAGGAAGCACTCGGGCAGCGCGATGCCGTTCGCCGCGGACGAGATCGTGCGGTACGTGCAGTGCAGCGCGACCTCGAGGCCGCCGCCCATCGCGGCACCGTTGACCAGGCCGAACGACGGCACGGAGAGCTCGCCGAGGCGCCGGAACACGTCGTGTCCCAGCCGGCCGATGGCGAGTGCCTGCTCGTGCGTCGCGAGCTGGGGGAGACCCTTGAGGTCGGCCCCGACGGCGAGGATGAACGGCTTGCCGGTGACGACGACCGCTGCCAGGTCGTCGT
This genomic interval from Streptosporangiales bacterium contains the following:
- a CDS encoding 3-hydroxyacyl-CoA dehydrogenase; its protein translation is MSSATLEFPDEVVTHAHVRYADLPHGAGTAALITLDNGLDHTKPSTFGVGGLRELGAALDEVEAHDDLAAVVVTGKPFILAVGADLKGLPQLATHEQALAIGRLGHDVFRRLGELSVPSFGLVNGAAMGGGLEVALHCTYRTISSAANGIALPECFLGLVPGWGGTQLLPNLVGPDAAVTVIIENALNQNRMLDGPKAFGLGIADVMFDGADFLERSLDWVAQVVTGAVTVERPEIDRGEAWDAALARGRAVADQKLHGAAPAPYAALELLELARTADRDTGFAAEDDALATLIMSDELRASLYTFDLTQRRAKRPAGAPDKSLARPVTKVGIVGAGLMASQLALLFVRRLEVPVVLTDIDQERVDKGVGYVHGEVDKLLGKGRIGSDKANRLKALVTGSLSKDAFADADFVIEAVFEEMKVKQQVFAECEAVVGETCVLATNTSGLSITEMTSGLRHPERVVGFHFFNPVAVLPLLEVVRGEATDDATLATAFAVGRQLKKSCVSVKDAPAFVVNRLLTRFLGEITAAVDEGTPLETADRSVAPLGLPMSPFVLLQLVGPAIALHVSEQLHEVYPDRFGVSENLRRLVEAGKSGVYVWEGATPKFDPEVAALFESGDSPSTEDEVRARALGALAEEARLMLNEGVVAEPQDVDLCMALGAGWPFHIGGITPYLDREGVSERVTGRRFLAPGVASLPA